The following are encoded in a window of Tessaracoccus flavescens genomic DNA:
- a CDS encoding DUF368 domain-containing protein: MTNERDEHRMAEPTAPAEDIETDVTRPDSVGRWFARLLKGIAVGVGAILPGLSGGVLAVIFKLYDPLIRFLANLRRNFVQNVLFFIPVGIGVGAGIVLFSVVVEAAFGRYAAQFICLFIGFVIGTFPSLFRQAGKHGRSTLDWVIMAIAAVAIFALMYLGGESTWLQVEPNIPVWFGSGALIGLGLIVPGLSPSNFLIYFGLYDKMASGIKNFDMSVIIPLALGLIACVLLLAKAAEWAFRKYHSQMYHLILGMVVGSSIAIFPTVVFPAFTEQGLAASGLSLGGAIAFALAMLVVGTIASFLFSRVEDRVSEQREEIDAAAKAKPTQ, from the coding sequence TTGACCAACGAACGAGACGAGCACCGCATGGCCGAGCCGACAGCCCCCGCTGAGGACATTGAGACCGACGTCACCCGACCCGATTCGGTCGGACGCTGGTTCGCGCGGCTGCTCAAGGGCATCGCTGTAGGCGTCGGCGCGATCCTTCCCGGCCTCTCGGGCGGAGTGCTCGCCGTCATCTTCAAGCTGTACGACCCGCTGATCCGGTTCCTGGCGAACCTGCGTCGCAACTTCGTGCAGAACGTGCTCTTCTTCATCCCCGTCGGCATCGGCGTTGGCGCAGGCATCGTGTTGTTCTCCGTCGTGGTCGAGGCGGCGTTCGGTAGGTACGCGGCACAGTTCATCTGCCTGTTCATCGGCTTCGTGATCGGCACCTTCCCCTCGCTGTTCCGGCAGGCGGGCAAGCATGGGCGCAGCACGCTGGACTGGGTGATCATGGCCATCGCCGCCGTCGCCATCTTCGCGCTGATGTACCTGGGTGGCGAGAGCACCTGGCTGCAGGTCGAGCCGAACATCCCCGTCTGGTTCGGCTCCGGGGCGCTGATCGGCCTCGGCCTGATCGTGCCGGGCCTGAGCCCATCGAACTTCCTGATCTACTTCGGCCTCTACGACAAGATGGCAAGCGGCATCAAGAACTTCGACATGTCAGTGATCATCCCGCTGGCGCTCGGACTGATCGCCTGCGTCCTGCTGCTCGCCAAGGCCGCGGAGTGGGCGTTCCGCAAGTACCACTCGCAGATGTACCACCTCATCCTCGGCATGGTGGTCGGCTCGTCGATCGCGATCTTCCCGACCGTCGTGTTCCCCGCGTTCACCGAGCAGGGGCTCGCCGCCTCCGGGCTCAGCCTGGGTGGGGCGATCGCGTTCGCCCTTGCCATGCTTGTCGTCGGCACGATCGCCTCGTTCCTGTTCAGCAGGGTCGAGGACCGCGTGTCCGAACAGCGCGAGGAGATCGACGCCGCGGCCAAGGCGAAGCCGACGCAGTAG
- a CDS encoding GNAT family N-acetyltransferase: MLEIIHFPLPERHDDRVWLDYQELARTLDHELVGGPGLSVSPESAWETARRVTETRLERLIAYADGTPVGYASLRIELVDEPTSGSVYAYVLPAHRRRGIGSALAGRMREIIAEAGLTKLTAWAMVHPEGERRLVPASGVGSVPADDPGIRFAVVNGFTLEQVERVSRYDFDAPLVDPMEAMTQARRADNSDYELLTFEGFAPADIVGDLAVMRERMITDPPSGGMEVVEQKWDAERLNKRDERLLVTNWFWRAVVRHVPSGQFVALSEILRNRTNPDAFLEQWDTIVLPEHRGRRLGMLVKAANLIQVHRAAPDATSILTWNAEENRYMLDVNEALGFRQVLVEAAFQRRL; the protein is encoded by the coding sequence ATGCTCGAGATCATCCATTTCCCCCTGCCTGAACGCCACGACGACCGGGTGTGGCTCGACTACCAGGAACTGGCCCGCACGCTCGACCACGAGCTGGTTGGCGGCCCCGGGCTCAGCGTCAGCCCCGAATCGGCCTGGGAGACCGCGAGGCGAGTGACCGAGACGCGCCTGGAACGCCTGATCGCGTATGCCGACGGCACCCCCGTCGGCTACGCCAGCCTGCGCATCGAGCTCGTCGATGAGCCCACCAGTGGCAGCGTCTACGCCTATGTCCTGCCCGCGCACCGTCGGCGCGGCATCGGTTCGGCGCTCGCCGGGCGGATGAGGGAGATCATCGCTGAGGCGGGCCTCACCAAGCTCACCGCCTGGGCCATGGTGCATCCCGAAGGGGAGCGGCGCCTCGTGCCCGCCTCGGGCGTCGGGTCGGTGCCCGCCGACGACCCTGGCATCCGCTTCGCCGTCGTCAACGGCTTCACGCTCGAGCAGGTGGAGCGGGTGAGCCGCTACGACTTCGACGCCCCGCTCGTCGACCCGATGGAGGCCATGACGCAGGCGCGGCGCGCAGACAACTCCGACTACGAACTGCTGACCTTCGAGGGCTTCGCCCCCGCAGACATCGTCGGAGACCTCGCCGTCATGCGCGAACGGATGATCACCGATCCGCCGTCGGGCGGGATGGAGGTCGTCGAGCAGAAGTGGGACGCGGAGCGGCTCAACAAGCGCGACGAGCGGCTGCTGGTCACCAACTGGTTCTGGCGCGCCGTCGTCCGCCACGTCCCGTCCGGACAGTTCGTCGCGCTGAGCGAGATCCTGCGCAACCGGACCAACCCGGACGCGTTCCTCGAGCAGTGGGACACCATCGTCCTCCCGGAGCACCGTGGACGCAGGCTCGGCATGCTCGTGAAGGCAGCCAACCTGATCCAGGTGCACCGGGCGGCCCCCGACGCCACGTCGATCCTCACCTGGAACGCCGAGGAGAACCGTTACATGCTCGACGTGAACGAGGCGCTCGGCTTCCGCCAGGTCCTGGTCGAGGCCGCCTTCCAGCGCAGGCTGTAG
- a CDS encoding class I SAM-dependent methyltransferase, whose product MSDYLDVNRANWDARAEVHVGPGGYAVDEVVDPEWISGVVRFDQPLLGDLTGLDGVHLQCHIGTDTISLARLGAKMTGVDLSPGSLHQARRIAERAGIGVDYFESDVYNAPEALGGQRFDLVYTGIGALCWLPDIRLWAKTVAELLRPGGRLFVRDGHPVLNSLLPVTVGEVQPDSDQQEWLTGVGALTPALELPYWEQPEPMVWNDAVSYAGTEKVTSPESVEWNHAISQIVMAVLDAGLSLELLVEHDSVPWEALPGMMIQDETGEFRLKDRPERLPASFTLIARAAG is encoded by the coding sequence ATGAGTGACTACCTTGACGTCAACCGGGCCAACTGGGATGCGCGGGCCGAGGTCCACGTCGGGCCCGGCGGCTACGCCGTCGATGAGGTCGTCGATCCCGAGTGGATCTCCGGAGTCGTCCGCTTCGACCAGCCGCTGCTCGGAGACCTCACGGGCCTCGACGGAGTCCATCTCCAGTGCCACATCGGTACCGACACGATCAGCCTTGCGCGGCTCGGGGCGAAGATGACCGGAGTCGACCTGTCGCCCGGGTCGCTGCATCAGGCACGCAGGATCGCCGAGCGGGCCGGCATCGGGGTCGACTACTTCGAGTCAGACGTCTACAACGCTCCCGAGGCCCTCGGCGGTCAGCGTTTCGACCTCGTCTACACCGGCATCGGCGCGCTCTGCTGGCTGCCGGACATCAGGCTGTGGGCGAAGACGGTCGCCGAACTGCTCCGCCCGGGAGGCCGGCTCTTCGTCCGTGACGGGCATCCCGTCCTCAACTCGCTGCTGCCCGTCACCGTCGGCGAGGTGCAGCCCGATTCCGACCAGCAGGAATGGCTCACCGGCGTCGGCGCGCTGACTCCCGCGCTGGAGCTGCCCTACTGGGAGCAGCCGGAGCCGATGGTCTGGAACGACGCCGTGAGCTACGCGGGGACCGAGAAGGTGACCTCGCCCGAGTCCGTCGAGTGGAACCACGCCATCTCGCAGATCGTGATGGCGGTCCTCGACGCCGGGCTGAGCCTCGAACTCCTGGTCGAACACGACAGCGTTCCGTGGGAGGCCCTCCCCGGGATGATGATCCAGGACGAGACTGGCGAGTTCCGGCTCAAGGACCGCCCCGAGCGGCTGCCTGCCTCCTTCACCCTGATCGCGCGCGCCGCCGGCTGA
- a CDS encoding ribosomal maturation YjgA family protein, protein MAPRSRLRILALIPLVVVAGLLGRKLPAFAGDFAGALLYAVLIYLVLALFAPKASAVALAFWTGAVGILIEVLQATGLPAFLADRWEPSRYLLGSTFVPLDLVLALLGAGLATMTDRLTRPARRSHTY, encoded by the coding sequence ATGGCACCGCGTTCCCGACTCCGCATCCTCGCGCTGATCCCGCTCGTCGTGGTCGCCGGCCTGCTCGGCCGGAAGCTGCCCGCGTTCGCGGGTGACTTCGCGGGTGCACTGCTCTACGCGGTGCTGATCTACCTCGTCCTCGCCCTGTTCGCCCCGAAGGCGTCGGCGGTCGCGCTCGCGTTCTGGACGGGCGCCGTCGGCATTCTGATCGAGGTGCTCCAGGCCACCGGCCTGCCGGCCTTCCTCGCCGACCGTTGGGAACCGTCGAGGTATCTCCTCGGCTCGACCTTCGTGCCGCTCGACCTCGTGCTTGCCCTGCTCGGTGCCGGTCTGGCGACCATGACCGACCGGCTGACCCGGCCCGCCAGGCGCAGCCACACCTACTAG
- the ppk2 gene encoding polyphosphate kinase 2 has product MTQNMSLREYIDHLKDEGYHVEGAEGVDPELIAPDGKAVHTWLDGGYPYDELMDRAQYEREKYLLQVELLKFQYWSQDTGAKHVLVFEGRDAAGKGSTIKRFNEHLNPRAARVVALSAPSNTERGQWYFQRYVEHLPTSGEMVLFDRSWYNRAGVERVMGFCTDEEYETFMVQAPQFERMLVDSGISLTKFWFSVTQDEQRTRFALRQLDPVRRWKLSPMDLESLDRWDAYTEAKEQMLLRTDKKYAPWTTVKSNDKKRARINAMRSFLYQFDYEGRDDSVVYAPDPLIVRRAKHTSGD; this is encoded by the coding sequence ATGACCCAGAACATGTCGTTGCGCGAGTACATCGACCACCTCAAGGACGAGGGGTATCACGTCGAGGGCGCGGAGGGGGTCGACCCGGAGCTGATCGCTCCCGACGGCAAGGCGGTCCACACGTGGCTGGACGGCGGGTACCCGTACGACGAGCTGATGGACCGGGCGCAGTATGAACGCGAGAAGTACCTGCTCCAGGTCGAGCTGCTGAAGTTCCAGTACTGGTCCCAGGACACCGGCGCCAAGCACGTGCTCGTCTTCGAGGGACGCGACGCCGCAGGCAAGGGCAGCACGATCAAGCGGTTCAACGAGCATCTGAACCCGCGGGCCGCCCGAGTCGTGGCGCTGTCTGCCCCCTCGAACACCGAGCGGGGCCAGTGGTACTTCCAGCGCTACGTCGAGCACCTGCCCACCTCCGGCGAGATGGTGCTGTTCGACCGCTCCTGGTACAACCGGGCAGGCGTCGAGCGGGTGATGGGCTTCTGCACCGACGAGGAGTACGAGACGTTCATGGTCCAGGCGCCGCAGTTCGAGCGGATGCTCGTGGACTCGGGGATCAGCCTGACGAAGTTCTGGTTCTCGGTGACCCAGGACGAGCAGCGCACCCGGTTCGCGCTCCGCCAGCTCGACCCGGTCCGCAGATGGAAACTCTCCCCCATGGACCTCGAGAGCCTCGACCGCTGGGACGCCTACACCGAGGCGAAGGAGCAGATGCTGCTGCGCACCGACAAGAAGTACGCCCCGTGGACGACGGTGAAGTCGAACGACAAGAAGCGGGCCCGGATCAACGCGATGCGCTCCTTCCTGTACCAGTTCGACTACGAGGGACGCGACGACTCGGTCGTCTACGCGCCCGATCCGTTGATCGTGCGGCGCGCGAAGCACACCTCCGGCGACTGA
- a CDS encoding HAD family hydrolase, whose protein sequence is MSTKAVLFDLDGTLADTVPLISEHIAATITSFGVAVEPISVVPYIGRPLEFALAELSGFGAVDERIGHMVTGYHESWRRAINEQGDELLLPGVHCMLTALREDGWRIAVVTAKTTPEAVHLLERIGIRDVVEVVVGNDQVANGKPAPDSVLLGLRLLDAPLEGAWYVGDAASDMEMAMAAGTRAMGITTGASPREALLAAGAEIVVDSADEVTARLVGPTI, encoded by the coding sequence GTGAGCACAAAGGCAGTCCTGTTCGACCTCGACGGCACCCTCGCCGACACCGTCCCTCTCATCTCGGAGCACATCGCGGCGACGATCACCTCCTTCGGCGTTGCGGTGGAGCCGATCTCCGTGGTGCCCTACATCGGGCGGCCGCTCGAGTTCGCGCTGGCCGAGCTGAGTGGCTTCGGCGCCGTCGACGAGCGGATCGGCCACATGGTCACGGGTTATCACGAGAGTTGGCGCAGGGCGATCAACGAGCAGGGCGACGAACTGCTCCTGCCCGGGGTCCACTGTATGCTGACGGCGCTGCGGGAGGACGGCTGGCGGATCGCCGTGGTGACCGCGAAGACCACCCCCGAGGCGGTGCACCTGCTCGAGCGGATCGGCATCCGCGACGTCGTCGAGGTGGTGGTGGGCAACGACCAGGTGGCAAATGGCAAGCCGGCCCCGGACTCCGTCCTGCTCGGTCTGCGGCTGCTCGACGCCCCGCTGGAGGGGGCCTGGTACGTCGGTGATGCGGCCTCGGACATGGAGATGGCGATGGCCGCTGGCACCCGCGCCATGGGGATCACGACGGGCGCCTCGCCCCGCGAGGCCCTGCTGGCGGCCGGGGCAGAGATCGTCGTCGACTCCGCAGACGAGGTCACCGCCCGTCTCGTGGGCCCGACGATCTGA
- a CDS encoding polysaccharide deacetylase family protein: MRISRIITGAFSTLALLVGMGVTAPAANAEINVYTTPGEHTINGRQWRTWCEPYSRTARCTTQIKVAGVWTFNNLTYLPSPRTLWKGNPLATPGYHTVAGRKWFTECDTARTGRNGCRSYIDSTGRGNYVFNNLVQFGAIRSDLKSLYRYRPPADPKPTPPPSGSYSITRGPNTSNRAILTFDDCPKSLSSFKTTVKAFADMGISVALFPTGDCITAGRFDASYARSLGHYVFNHSVSHPQLTDLSKSAVIRQLGSPGVVTTYGRPPYGAYNSTVREAYAAVGMRIWTWTVDTNDWRGKSSSQLVSYVVNNVKGGDTVLMHMQWNGFNASAVRQMKDGLANKGVGLCRNNGATAVKPAGVTC; this comes from the coding sequence ATGCGAATCTCACGGATCATCACCGGCGCCTTCTCGACCCTTGCCCTGCTCGTGGGCATGGGCGTCACGGCGCCGGCCGCCAATGCGGAGATCAACGTCTACACCACACCCGGCGAGCACACGATCAACGGCCGCCAGTGGCGCACCTGGTGCGAGCCGTACTCGCGCACCGCGCGCTGCACGACGCAGATCAAGGTCGCGGGCGTGTGGACCTTCAACAACCTCACCTACCTCCCGTCGCCGAGGACCCTGTGGAAGGGCAACCCGCTGGCGACCCCCGGCTACCACACGGTCGCCGGGCGAAAGTGGTTCACCGAGTGCGACACCGCACGCACCGGCCGCAACGGCTGCCGCTCGTACATCGACTCGACGGGGCGCGGCAACTACGTCTTCAACAACCTGGTCCAGTTCGGCGCCATCCGCTCCGACCTGAAGTCGCTGTACAGGTACCGCCCGCCGGCGGATCCGAAGCCGACTCCCCCGCCGTCGGGCAGCTACTCGATCACCCGCGGGCCGAACACCTCGAACCGCGCGATCCTCACCTTCGACGACTGCCCGAAGTCGCTGAGTTCCTTCAAGACGACGGTCAAGGCGTTCGCCGACATGGGGATCAGCGTCGCCCTGTTCCCGACGGGTGACTGCATCACCGCCGGCCGCTTCGACGCGTCGTACGCCAGGTCGCTCGGCCACTACGTGTTCAACCACTCAGTCAGCCACCCACAGCTCACCGACCTGAGCAAGTCGGCCGTGATCCGTCAGCTCGGCTCGCCCGGTGTGGTGACGACCTACGGTCGCCCGCCCTACGGCGCCTACAACTCGACCGTGCGCGAGGCCTACGCGGCCGTCGGCATGCGGATCTGGACGTGGACCGTCGACACCAACGACTGGCGGGGCAAGTCGAGCTCGCAGCTGGTCAGCTACGTGGTCAACAACGTCAAGGGCGGCGACACCGTCCTGATGCACATGCAGTGGAACGGCTTCAACGCCTCGGCAGTGCGGCAGATGAAGGACGGCCTCGCCAACAAGGGGGTCGGCCTGTGCCGCAACAACGGCGCGACCGCGGTCAAGCCCGCGGGAGTGACCTGCTGA
- a CDS encoding MetQ/NlpA family ABC transporter substrate-binding protein codes for MRKILTAVAASLAATMALTACGSGDATPSSAPGDGSAPASGGTTKLVVGASPVPHAKILEFVRDNLAADAGLEIEIQEFDDYVLPNEALANEELDANYFQHLPYLENQIAEKGYEFSHGEGIHIEPFALFSNEFDSADAIPEGGVVAITNDPSNQYRGLKLLEENGLLNDIAEDTTVLTLTDEQNPKKLTFEESQPEVVVQQLEDPKVAAALINGNFILNAGLKAEDAIAIEKVEGNPYANMLVWRTADDGNASIKKLDELLHSDEVAEFIKTEWPSGDVIPG; via the coding sequence ATGCGAAAGATTCTGACTGCAGTCGCTGCCTCGTTGGCAGCCACCATGGCCCTGACCGCCTGCGGTTCGGGTGACGCCACGCCGTCGTCCGCCCCCGGCGACGGCTCGGCCCCCGCCTCCGGCGGCACCACAAAGCTGGTCGTCGGCGCGAGCCCCGTTCCGCACGCCAAGATCCTCGAGTTCGTGCGCGACAACCTCGCCGCCGACGCGGGACTGGAGATCGAGATCCAGGAGTTCGACGACTACGTGCTGCCGAACGAGGCGCTCGCGAACGAGGAACTCGACGCGAACTACTTCCAGCACCTTCCCTACCTGGAGAACCAGATCGCGGAGAAGGGCTACGAGTTCTCGCACGGTGAGGGCATCCACATCGAGCCCTTCGCGCTGTTCTCGAACGAGTTCGACTCCGCCGACGCCATCCCCGAGGGCGGCGTCGTCGCGATCACCAACGATCCGTCGAACCAGTACCGCGGCCTGAAGCTGCTCGAAGAGAACGGCCTGCTCAACGACATCGCGGAGGACACCACCGTGCTGACGCTGACCGATGAGCAGAACCCGAAGAAGCTCACCTTCGAGGAGTCGCAGCCCGAGGTCGTCGTCCAGCAGCTCGAGGATCCGAAGGTGGCGGCCGCGTTGATCAACGGCAACTTCATCCTCAATGCAGGCCTGAAGGCCGAGGACGCGATCGCCATCGAGAAGGTCGAGGGCAACCCCTACGCCAACATGCTCGTGTGGCGCACCGCGGACGACGGCAACGCCTCGATCAAGAAGCTCGATGAACTCCTGCACTCCGACGAGGTCGCCGAGTTCATCAAGACGGAGTGGCCCTCGGGCGACGTGATCCCCGGCTGA
- a CDS encoding methionine ABC transporter permease, which produces MIPLENTWFANPAIQKALLPALGETLQMVGISALVTLVIGLPLGVLLYITRPGAMSANRPLNFILSSVVVNITRSIPYAVLMLALIPFTRWLVGTSLGPIAASVSLAIASIPFFARLVETSLREVHSGKLDAAHAMGSTKLQSITKVLIPEAMPSLVASFTTTVVTLVGYSAMAGLIGGGGLGRLAYNYGFQRYQIDVMIMTVVLLVVLVQLIQWIGDAVSKAIDHR; this is translated from the coding sequence ATGATCCCGCTCGAGAACACCTGGTTCGCCAACCCAGCCATCCAGAAGGCGCTGCTCCCGGCGCTCGGCGAGACGCTGCAGATGGTGGGCATCTCCGCCCTCGTCACGCTTGTCATCGGGCTCCCGCTCGGAGTGCTGCTCTACATCACGCGCCCGGGCGCGATGAGCGCCAACCGGCCGCTGAACTTCATCCTGTCGAGCGTCGTGGTCAACATCACGCGCTCGATCCCCTACGCCGTGCTGATGCTTGCCCTGATCCCGTTCACGCGCTGGCTGGTCGGCACCTCGCTCGGCCCGATCGCGGCCTCGGTCTCGCTGGCGATCGCCTCGATCCCGTTCTTCGCGCGCCTCGTCGAGACGTCGCTGCGCGAGGTCCATTCAGGCAAGCTCGACGCGGCCCACGCGATGGGCTCGACGAAGCTGCAGTCCATCACGAAGGTGCTGATCCCCGAGGCGATGCCCTCGCTTGTCGCCTCCTTCACGACGACGGTCGTGACGCTGGTCGGCTACTCGGCGATGGCCGGCCTGATCGGCGGCGGCGGCCTCGGCCGGCTCGCCTACAACTACGGCTTCCAGCGCTACCAGATCGACGTGATGATCATGACGGTCGTGCTGCTTGTCGTCCTCGTCCAGCTGATCCAGTGGATCGGCGACGCAGTGTCCAAGGCGATCGACCATCGCTGA